In Rhipicephalus sanguineus isolate Rsan-2018 chromosome 1, BIME_Rsan_1.4, whole genome shotgun sequence, the DNA window TGAGGCAGTGGAAGCTGATTATTGTGGCTAGTTCCTTATCCTGTATGTTTCGACGTCTCTGAACACACTCATCGGTCTCTTCATCCTTGCAGTGAAGCTCTGGTGTTGGCGCCTTGCGATGCACTGATGCCAAAAAGTCAAACAGATCATAACTGCTCCGGCGTCTGAAAGGCTGCGTGCGAGCACTGCCCGCATAACAGTATTTTGCCACCTCGTGCCTCTTTTGAAACTTGAACTTTGGTACGCCACTCTCTTCGTCTGAATTAGCTTCAAAGGCATACACATCATGCACTTTGTCAACTGCAAGCTCTTGTGGTGTTGTTGATGGTGGTGGCGTTGTAGGCATTGACACTGGGGCTGGTGTTGtgggaagggaggggggcgcagaATCTTCAGGTAAACTAACCTCCACAGGGGGAAACTCAATGGTGCTGGACGAGTCGGTGAGCGCGACGCGGGCAGTGTCCGCAGTGCTGGTATTGTCCAAGCTGGACAGAGAGGAAGCAGACAACGGCGGGGAACCGAAACACAGTCGCGTCTCCTCACCATGGCAGAGCGGTAGTTCGGGCTCTGCCCTTAGAGTACTCAACGAAAACCTGGCATCAGGCTCAAACGTTCTTTGCAGGGGCCTCGGCGGCGAAAGTAGGCCCGTTGCTGGTAACGATGGCACAGGGGCGACCGGGGTAGCGGCCTCCTTGGCACGCGCCAAGATAGGTCGAGGTGCGGGAAGGCCCGTCTTGGGGAACGGCAGTGACTTTGGGCTCGTGTACGGTCCACTGGTCGAGAACGGCGCCGGGCTTGTGCTGGTATCCCCATGGAAGCTCTCAAAAGGCGTTGTTGATGGTGCTGCATAGCTGGCTGGCTCAGGTGGTTCCTGCTTGGTTTCCAGCACTGGGTAGACTTTAGGAAATAGCTCTGGCTGCTGTAGAAACTGAGTTCCACTCGTAAGGAAAAGGTCGCTAGAAGGCGCCGAGCCGTAAGATGGGAGTGACTCCGGTGGACTTACGTAGTTCGTATTAGACACAAAAGCGTTGTTCACAAACGATGGGAATGTTGGTTGTTCGGGCGGCTGCAAGCTGAAGGGCAGCAACGGCGGCGCCTGCACAGCCGTGTTGCTCAAAAATGCATAGTGCGAAGGTTGTGGTTGCAAGGACAGCGGGGAGTAGAAGAGCTGCTGCGGTGGAGGCGGCGGTGCCAGGTAGCTCGTGAGATCTGCACTTCGTGGGACCACGAGTGTGCCTCCGGGGACTTGGAACACGTCGTACTTGCTCGGATAGCTCGGAGTACTGCTGAACAGGGTAGGCTGCACGTAGGACATGGTGTAGTTGGTCAGCGGCGGCGCGACCACTCTGTTCAAGTCGACGTTGTTGATGGGGCAGAAGGCAGACGTGTGTAAGGCCATAGCCGCCGGCTGCCCCAGTGGGCCGCCCGCAGGCAGACCCCCGACGGCCGCAGTGCTTTTGGCCA includes these proteins:
- the LOC119379231 gene encoding proline-rich protein 36, producing the protein MMACPKVILAKSTAAVGGLPAGGPLGQPAAMALHTSAFCPINNVDLNRVVAPPLTNYTMSYVQPTLFSSTPSYPSKYDVFQVPGGTLVVPRSADLTSYLAPPPPPQQLFYSPLSLQPQPSHYAFLSNTAVQAPPLLPFSLQPPEQPTFPSFVNNAFVSNTNYVSPPESLPSYGSAPSSDLFLTSGTQFLQQPELFPKVYPVLETKQEPPEPASYAAPSTTPFESFHGDTSTSPAPFSTSGPYTSPKSLPFPKTGLPAPRPILARAKEAATPVAPVPSLPATGLLSPPRPLQRTFEPDARFSLSTLRAEPELPLCHGEETRLCFGSPPLSASSLSSLDNTSTADTARVALTDSSSTIEFPPVEVSLPEDSAPPSLPTTPAPVSMPTTPPPSTTPQELAVDKVHDVYAFEANSDEESGVPKFKFQKRHEVAKYCYAGSARTQPFRRRSSYDLFDFLASVHRKAPTPELHCKDEETDECVQRRRNIQDKELATIISFHCLKDSAKATVGVYRSLIHGRGLYSKRDIDAGEMVIEYAGQVIRSVLTDKRERLYESRGIGCYMFRIDEDQVVDATTHGNAARFINHSCDPNCYSKVIAVFGQKHIIIYALRKIHKGEELTYDYKFPKEDVKIPCSCGARRCRKFLN